The uncultured Methanobrevibacter sp. genome contains the following window.
ATTGTGTTGTCTTCAAGGGTTATGTTTTTGCCTGAAACCTCTACACCATAGGCGTATTGGTGACCGTTCAATTCAATGTCGTTTCCAGCGATGTTTGCATCATCACAACCTGCAACTCTTAAACCGTAAAGTGTATCTGAATATCCTGCAGATTTATTGTAGTCTACGATAACTGTGTTGTCCTCAAATGTGAGGTTTTTACAGTTTTCAAATTCGATTCCGGCAGACAATACCATAGGAGCATAATCAGGTGCAGGACCATAACCCACATCAACGGATGGAACTGAAGCTTTGACATTATTATCGCTTACAACCATATTGTTAGAGTCAATTGCAAATATTGCCATGGTCCTAGTTGCCTCACCTAACTTGCCCTCATAGAAAATGTCGTTTTCAATCAATTTGGTTCCATCAGAACCATCCACATAAACAGCGTATGATTCACCGATTGGAGCGTCATAATCGATTGTGTTATTTTCTATTATATTGTTTTTACCTTCAACATAAATGACTGCATTGTTGTCGAATTCCTTATCAGCAACAAATTTGATGTTTTTAACAGCCACATTGTCGGCCTTGATGTAAAGAGCGGTGTTGTTGAACAGTGCACCGTCACCGGTTATGTTGATGGCCTTGTTTAATTTGAGTGTTCCTAAGTCTTTGAATTCTCCTTGGAATATGAGTTCATCGAATGGAACATTAGCTTTCATTACACCGTTTTCATCGAAGAAGTTACCTATTGTTTCCGGAGTTACAATGTTGTTGATTCCAGTGACTGTAAGAGTTTTGGTAGCTTCACTAGCACCGAACTGTTCGGTTGTGTCAATGAATTTGGCCTTGATATCATAGGTTCCGATGTCTTTGGAAATTAAAATGCTTTGCTTAGCTGTTCCATCCACAACAGGAATTGTTGCTATTAAATCTTCACCGAAGTAAAGTTCAACTTCTCCCTTGTTGACGACAGTTCCGTCATCGGAAGTTACGGTGATTGTGTATTCTACAGAGTCACCTTTTGCTGCGGTAATGTCATCCATTGCGATTGTTGTTGGAACAGTGTTTACGAATAACACTTCCTCATCGCCACCAACTTTTGCGGAGATGTATTTAATGCCTGTTGCATCTAAATCGTGAGTGAATTCACCGTTGGACAATACTCCTTCAATATCTCCCTTGTTAGTGGAGATGGTTACTGGGATTTCAACATTGACAGGACTGTCCAGTGCATAAACGCTTTCACCGTCAGTATATGAATCAATTGCTACGGTTAATTTTACGATGTTTCCATCCTTGATTTCGGTGTCATTTTTAATGGTCAATATTGCCCAATTGTTTACGGTCGGTTTGTATTTGTTGTTTCCGCCTACAAATGCACTTGGATCAGCATTGGTTCCCCACCAATTCTTATTGGCAGTTATGGATGGGTTGATTTGTTCTGTTGCATATCCGTAAACTGAGATGTTGTTTGCATCATTGTTGTTTATGAATACGGATTTTTCAACATTTACTGTGGTAGCTCTTGAATATATTGCTCCACCGTTTGCATCAGCAGTGTTGTTTTCAAATAAAGTGTCAGAAATGGTTAATTTACCTTTTCTTTCATAATTTGAGGTTCCAACCATGTAGATTGCTCCACCGCCGGTACCGTCCTGACCGTTAGCATGGTTTGCAATGAATTCGGAGTTTGTGATTTTCATTTCAGCTTCGGAGTGTGAAATGAATATTGCTCCACCGCTTGAAGTGGTCAATGCCTTATTGTCCTTGAATGTTGTGTTGTCAATGGTCATTCCAGCAATTTGCTGAGCAAATATTGCTCCACCACCGTTGTTTTCATTACCATTAGCAACGTTGTTTTCAATTACGGAATTTTCAATATTGATTGTTGCTCCTTTAGCAAGACCTGTACCTGAATAGATTGCTCCACCAAGTTTAGCGGTGTTGTTTGCAATAGTTGAGTTGATGATAGTCAAGTAACCAACATTGTAAATTGCTCCACCGTTATTTTCACCGGCTGTTGAATTAGCTAATGTACAGTTAATCAGGGTTAAATAGTTTGAGTTTCCGAGTAATGCACCGCTTTCAACTGCATTGTAACCGTTGATCATGATTAGGTTTTTAAGAACAACTTTTGCATCTTCACCTACGTAAAGGAGTCTGTTGCTGTTGTCCGCATCGATTACAACTTTTCCTTCACCTGTAATGTTTAGGTTGTTGGAAATGATTCCTAAATCACCGGTTTTATAGGTACCTTCTAAAAGAACGATTTGACCTTTTTTAGCGATTTCAACTGCATGAGCCAATGTTTTTACAGGAGCGTCAATAGATCCTTCGTTTGCATCGTCACCTTCAGGAGATACATAGATTACATCAGGAATATCACTGATGAGTACTGTGAACTGAGGAACTCCACCTAATGAGACGAGAATTTCCTTATCCGCTTCATCTACAGTGTATTTGAAAGTGATTTCTTTGCCTTTGCTTAAAACAACTTCGTTTAATTTACCTGAATCAGAAGTGAAACTCACTTCGACACCGTCTGGAATTTCATTTGAAAATACAGCGGTGATTGTGATTTCATCGCCTGCAACAGCATCTTTAGGGTCAACAGTCACATCCAATGTGATTTTACTGTCTTCACTAATGTCGATGTTTGCTTTTGTATTATTACCCCAGTAGTTGTTGTTGGCGGTAATGACTGTGGTTGCTTTTTCTTTCTTGTCTATTGCATATTTGTCGTCACCTTCTTTGCTGATGATGATTGAATTTGCAATATCGAATGTACCTTGGTCGGTATTCACATAGATTGCAGAACCTGCATCTCCAGCAGTGTTGTTAATGAATACACAGTTGTCAATGCTCATTGTGGATTTCAGATCATCCATAGTTTGATAAATCGCTCCACCTTGACCTTTAACATATTCTCCACTGTTAGCCTGGTTGTTGGTGAAAGTGGAATCCTTGATTGTTGTTGGGGTTCTTCCGGCAAATATTGCACCAGCAGTACCTTCAACTGCAATATTGTTGTCAAAAGTACAGTTAGTTACTTCCAATGTTCCTTTAGTTGCAGAGGAAGCTCTGGTTGCATAGATTGCACCTGCTGATTTAGCTTTGTTATTTCTGAATACTGTGTTTTCAACTACAGTGTCAGCAGAAGCTGAATAAACGATACCGTTTGTATTTGTTAATGAAGTCATGTCATTTCCAATGAATTCAGAATTATTGATTAATAAGTCTGTTTCTGATTGTGATGCAACAACTCCTCTTTTTGCAACATTTTCAGAGAAGTCACAGTTATCAATGACCATTGTGCCTTTTCTATTGTTAATAATGTTTCCGCTGGATCCGGTAGCTTGGTTTGAATAGATGTTACAGTTGACAATTGTTGAATTTCCGTCATTTAAAAGCACTGAACCGAAAGCTGATTTTGCATTTGTAAATGCAATATTGGTTAGATTAAGGTTTGCAGTGTTTTCAAATATTCTTAAGGAATTACCGTCAATGACAACATTTCCTTGACCTGAAATATCTAAATCCTTATTAACAACCAATGTTTCAGTGATTACATAATTACCGTTCAGGATTACGATTTTACCTTTCTCAGCAATTTCCATAGCATGTTTGATTGTTGCTACAGGAGCATCCCTTGAACCGATGTTGTTGTCGTCACCGGTCATGGATACATAAATCACTTCCAATACGATAGGTTCTTCCACAGTCACGGCAGTGGTATTCACTGCATCAGTAGATGTGATTGTTACGTTGTTCACTCCACCGTCAGTGGCTGTGAATATGAATTTAGCAACATTGTTTTCGGTTGTTGCCTTATCCTTGTCCAATTCGCCGTAAACTGCACTTGCTTTTACTTCAACTTCAGGGATTGAATCAGTCAATGCCTGTTTGTTTACATCATGAGTGAAGTCAACAGTGAATTCAGCCTTATCTCCAACTTTTAATGCGTCTGCGGTCAAGTTGTTTGACACGGTCATTACAACCCAATTGGATGAGTCAACGTCAGCGCATGGAACTTCATCTTCCCAGTCGTTCTCATAGGTTCCTACACCATTCAATGAGCTAGGGTCATCATTGGTTCCCCACCAGTTGTATTGGGCGTTGACAACATTGTCATCACCGTCATTGTAAATCAAGTATTTTGTACCGTTGGTTAAAAGTACACAGTAATTTACGGAAAGCTTGTTTCCATTGTAGATTGCATCACCATGATATCCGCTGCTGGTTACTGTGTTGTTGATGAATACTGATTTAGTTACAGTTGCATCTCCAAGGAAACCAACATAAATTGCTCCACCATCTCTAAATGCTTTATTGTTGATGAAATTGGATTCAGTGACTGTTAATGTAGAACTTGCACGAATAACTCCACCGTATGAAACAGTGTTTGTGTTGTTTATAAATTCTGAGCCTTTTACATCAATTACTGTATCTGATGAACCAATCAATACACCTTGTCTTGCAACGTTATTGGTGAATTTTGAGTTTTCAACAATTAAATTGCCTTTTCCGGATGAAATGTATACAATTCCATAATCGGATGAAGAACCGGTTACGGTGTTGTTGTCAAATGTGGAATCGGTAATTGTAATGTCATAGTTGCCGGAACTTTTTATTACATCACCGCAGGTGTTGTTTGCAAATTTGGATTTGCTTACAGTCAATTTACCGTTGTTTGTGATGAGGTTTCCACTAGTTGGATTAGCGATTACATTTACATTTTCCAAAATCAGTTCTTTTGCGTAACTGTAAATTACGCTGCCGTAATATGCATTTCCGCCGGTTAATGTTAAATTGATTAATGTCAATTTGGCAACGTTAGCGGAAGATGCCACATTGAATAATCTTCCTTGTCCTTCTCCATTAAGCACAACATCTCCAACACCGGTAACTTTTAAGTCCTTGGTGACTTCATAATTTGTGCCAGTGTATGTACCTGCATTTACGATGATTTCACCGGATCCTCCGTTAATGGATGCAAGTTCAATAGCCTTTGCGATGCTTGCAACAGGATATTGTTCGGAACCGTTGTTGTTGTCATTACCTTCGGTTGACACATAGATGATGCCATAGTATGGTTCAACACCTTTTGCAAGTTTAATGTCCACATTAGCTTCGCCACATGTTGCCTTAATAAGGGCAGTGTTGTCGGCGGATGTGAAGATTACATCTTGGGTTTTTCCGTTTTTAACGACTACTTCATCCTGTGAGAATGTACCGTTTTGGGAAGTGAGTTTGACAGTGTATGAATCGATTGGGATTACTCCACCGGTCAATTCCTGAATCTCGCCGGAAGTTGTGTTTACATGGTTAAAGTCTATTGTCAATTTCACTTGGTCTCCTGAAATCACTTCAGTTGCGTTTGCAACGACATTCATGATTACCCAGGAGTCCATAGTTATGTTTTTACCTTCAACTTTTGAGCTAGGGTCATTAGTTCCCCACCAGTTATTGTTTGCAATTACAACACCTTGACCGTAAACAGCATCATAACCTGTAGCTGTACGTGTTTCGATTGATAAGTCATTAATCAATGATGAATATGAAATTTCAATCAAATTCATGTCAGCATAGATTGCAGGTAAAGTCTGACCGTTTCCATTGTTGTTTTCTATTACACAGTTGGTAATAGTTGTTTTTGTTACACTACCTGAAACAGGAGTTGTACTTATTGCAACACCCTTTCCGCCAGCAGTGTTGTTTGAAATTACACAGTTGTCAATGGTTGCAGTTGCATTATATAAGTATATTGCACCAGGTGCGTTAGCTGCAGTGTTTTCAATGAATTTAGAACAGATAATGTTTACATTTGCAGCTCTTAAATATACTGCAGCACCATTGTTTGCTTTGTTACCTTTGAATATTGAATTTGAAATATCAACAGTCAATCCGTCAGCCTGGGATGAAGTTGCAATGGTTATTGCTCCCCAGGAACCGCTGTCAATATTATAGAATTTGGAGTCCTTAACTGTCAATTTACCTTTAGCGGTTGCAACATAGAATGCTCCACCTCTTGAAGTGGAATTGATATCTGTAAATGTACAGTTATTGATTAAAATGTTTATATCAACGTATGAACCAGCATTGATAGCTCCACCGTATCCTGGATTGTTGTTTGTAAATACGATGTTGGTGAAATTTGCAACTCCACCATCCATTACAAAAATACTGGTTGAGCTTGCCTGTCCGTCGATAACAACATTACCGTCACCGATAATGCTGATTGGTTTGGAATTGTTGAGTTCAATTCCGCTTTCCTTGTATACTCCTTCCTTGATGACAAGATAACCTGATCCTGCATTTGCAAGTTCGACACCTTTAGCGATTGTTAAGACAGGACTGTCTTCAGAACCGTTATTATCATCACTACCGTCAGTTGCAACATAAATTGTTCCTTCAGGATATTTAGGTTCAGGACCATCATTCAATCCAGGAATGATTACATCAATTGCTTCGCCAGTGTTTAATTCATAAGCACCGTTGTTTTCCACAATCCAATTTGATGCAGTAACACCATCTGGTAATGAATTGGATCCCCAATAGTTTGCATCTAAATTGTAGGAGCCTGAAGAAGGATGATTGACACCCAAATTGACAGTGTTGTTCTGGATGTTATTGTAATTTAAAGTAAAAGATGATGTTGCAGTATTGGAAGCTGCAATGTATTTAGGTCCAGAATTGTTCGCAATCATACTTGATTCTATATTTACAGTTTTACTCCCTGCAGATATAAAGAATAAAGAATTATAGTCATTGCCTTCTGAAAGAACATTGTTAACAAATCTGGAATTTTTTATTTCCATATTTCCTTTAGCAGTGATAAGTGCCCTTCCTTTACCAGTACCCTGGAAATTGCTAATGGTCACATTATCTAATACCACAGTACCTGCACTTTTCTCATTGTACAAAACACCAAAAATATAGGATCCAGTATGTGCACTGGATATTCCTGAATTGTCAATGATGGAATTCTTCAATACATACTCAGTATCTCCACTACCACCAAAGTCTATAGCACTTGAATAGGCACCATTTGATGATTTTGTGCCTAAAAACTTACATTGGTCAACAATCACACTACCTGAAGTATATATGCGCAATGCACCATATCTAGATTCACAGTTGTCAAATGTACAATTTGTTATAATAACATCATCATTTCCACCAATGAATATTGGAGTTTTAGCTTTAGTCATTACAATCTCTTTAAAAACCAAATTGTTGAAAACCAATGTGCAAGAACCAGACCCTGTTGTATAAAATAAGTCATTATCTCCGGATTTAATAATTACTCCATCAGGAGACTCACCGGTAAAAGTCAATTTCTTTGTACCGATGTCAATCTTTGAGGTTTCTGTATATTCTCCGTTCTTAATAAAAATAGTTTCCCCACCAGTGGCTGCGCCAACAGCGGCGGAAATTGTTTGATAGTCCCCACTACCACCTGCATCAACAGTGATAGTGTCTCCCTCAGCACTTAACTTGTCCTGACTGTCCGAAACGCTTAGCTCTTCATTGACGATTTCGCCAATTTCTCCCTCCGTATCGGTTGCTGTCAAGTTTTCGTCAAGTGGTTCATTAGCGCTTGCGGTTCCAATAATGCACAGCATCACGAGCACCAAAAGCGCACATATTAAAAGTTTTTTATTAATTTTCATTCAACCACGTTGTTAAATTTATTTGATATAAAGTTATTTAATAAGATTTCAACTTTACATTAATAATTATTATAATTATAGTATATAAAATTTAAAATTAATTTGAATTATATTAAAACATGGTTAAATTTTAATTGATTAAAAAATAAAATTAAAATGAATAATGATTATTACTTATTAAGAACAGAATATCATCATGAACATATTGGTGATTGGTGCCGGAGCGGTAGGAATAGGGCTTGCAACATCAATTGCTTCACAAAATGCAAGCGTTTCAGTTTATGCACGTGGAAAAACCGCTAAGGCAATAAGGAAAAACGGTATAAAAAGAACAGGACTCTTTGAAAACATAGAAATAGAAGATATTCCAGTCTATGAGGACTATGATGAGATACCCGAAAACAATTTCGACTACATCCTCATCACATCTAAGACAACAGCAAACGAGAACATATCAGACAATCTCAACAGCCATAAAAACATATTGAAGCAAAGTGGAAAGATAATCATATTCCAGAACGGCTTTGGAAACGACGAGCCGTACCTGAGATATTTCTCCAAAAGCCAGGTGTTCTGCGCACGCCTAATCATGGGATTTACAAGACCTGAAAGAAACATCAGCGAAATCAACTCATTTTCAGAACCGATACTTATAGGATCCCTTCAAGATGAAGACCCACACCAACTGCAGGAGATTGCAGACATCATCACCTCATCAGGAATCGAATGTGAAATAACCGACGAGGTGGACAAGCACCTGTGGGCGAAGATGATTTACAACTGCGCACTGAACCCGTTGGGAGCAATACTTGACGTGACATACGGCAAGCTAACCGAAAACCCATACACAATCGAGATTATGGACAGCATAATCGATGAGATATTCGAGGTCATAAAATCCTCACCATATGAGACCCTTTGGGCAAATGCCGATGAATACAGAGATGTTTTCTACTCAAAGCTTGTTCCCGACACTTATAACCACTACTCATCAACACATCATGACCTTCAAAATAAGATAAGAACAGAGATTGATTCGCTTAACGGTAAAGTGATTCAACTAGGTGAGCTCAACAATGTGAATGTAAAAACTAATAAATTCATATATAATATGATTAAGGCCATAGAAAGCACCTTTGAAAACTAAAACTTTATATATGTGGAAATCTAAAATAGTATTGTTCATATTGTTATGTACTATTTTTTTATAATATGAACAATGGTGATGGTTGAAATGAGCATTCGTTTGTATTCCTTTAGTGGTGTTTAGGAAGAGAATGTTCATTTGTTTTTAAAGAACTTATTTTTATTAATTAATTTATTTTGTGATACTATGAGTGAACTTAAAGAATTAGTAGAAAAATTTATAGAACTTGACGATGACTTAAACGCTAAAATCGAAGAGGCTCTAGGCGACTCAGATGAATTGCCTGAAAGCTTTGAAAAAGATAATGAAGCTCAAATCGATGAAATGGGTGAAATCTACCACAGCATCGAACACAAGGTATTTGATGAGGAATTCATAATTGTCTTCAACAGCAGCGAAGATGAAAAGGAAGTTGTTGCACTAATCGTAAGTGATGAAGGCGAAGATGAGGAATTCGTAATTCCTGTATTTACCGACGAAGAGGAAGCAAACAGTGCTATCCAGGAGTTCAGGGAAGAGTTCGGAGACATCGAATTCGAATGTGAAACAAAAACTGGAAGCGAAATTATAGCTGATCATCATGAGGATGACGCTTTCATCGGTCTTGCAATCAACGCCCCACAATGGGACTTTGTAATTGCACATGAAGACGTTCACGAATGCTGTGACTAACATGAATCCGCAAGACTATAAGGATTATCAGGAAAATAACGTTAAGGCATCCAAAAGCCAGCTGAAAGAGTATATTCAGATATATGCCGAAATGGCAAAAAAGCTTAAGAACGAGGATGCAATAGAGCTTGAAGCCGTAAAGAAAAACATCAGGAAAACCTACCCTGATGAAATTTACTTTACCCTGATTGACGAATCAGACCGCTTCGTCAAGCTGACACTGACTGAATCAAGCAAGGAATACATCATCCCTATTTTTACTGACATGAGGGAATATGCCCTTGGAAGTGCAAAGATATCCAAGCTCTTTCTGGACAAGCTTGACTTGAAGGTAATAACTCCCGAAGAAATTTCCGAATTGGCTGAAAATGATGAATATTTTCAGGGTTTTGTAATAAATCCACATTCACAGAACTTCAATATGGATAGAAACGGTGATTTCTAATGTATATCTGCCCTACTCTTGGTGATGATCATGAAAAGGACTTTCTTGTAACAGGTTCTCTGGATGATTTCAAGATTATTGTCTTTTCCTCTTTGGAGGAATATGAAAAAGGCTATGAATATCTCGAACTTAGAGACTACAATCCTACCGAAGTCTCAGATGAACTCTTTTGTGAACTTGCAAAAAATGATGATGCTTTCAGTGGTCTTATTTTAGACATTCATTCAAAAAATAAAATAATTTCAAAAGAAGAGTTAATCTAACTCTTCATCTTCTGTTTCTTCTTCAATCTGATTTTGATAATACTTATACCTGTAAGACATCTTAAAACCAGTGATGACTTCTCTTTTAGGTCTCTTTTTTCGTTTTATGTTAGGCCCGTTCATTTCCTTGAACTTGTCCTGATGGGGTTTGGCGATATTCTGGTTTTCCCTTTTGTATTGTGAAATCCTATGTCTTGAATGGGGAGCCTTATACATTCTTTTTCTTAAAAGTCGCCTGCTGGATGTAACACGTCTTAACACTTAAATCACTTATCTTCTGTTGAGGTTTTTGGTAGCGGACTTATCCAAGGTAGCCTGGATTTCATCAATTCTTTCAACTACCACTTTAATTGCCTGTTCACCTTGACGGGTAGGGTTGATACCCTGTTCAACAAGCAGTGCATCCCTTATGTCTCTTAATCTGTCAATTGAATCGATTTTCATAATGGTACTGTAAAACATTAAAATTTCCTCCTAACTAATTAAATTTTGTTTTTAGTAATAAAAATATTTTATGCATAACAACAAATTATTAAACATGTTTGAAAAACAATCTGTAATTTATCTTGCCGGCGGTTGTTTTTGGGGTGTTGAGGCATTCATATCAAGGCTTAAGGGCGTTAACAATACAGAAGTCGGTTATGCAAACGGCAGGGATTTGGCTCCTACCTATGAAAAGGTGTGCACCGGAAAAACAGGTCATGCAGAAACAGTCAAGGCAACCTACAATCCTAAAATCATTTCATTGAATGAAATATTGGAAAATTTCTTTAAGATAATTGATCCATACATCCTAAACCGTCAGGGTGCCGATATAGGTACACAGTACAGAACAGGAATCTATTGGCAGGACCCGGATGATGCAAAAGTTGTAATGGACTTTTTAAGAGAAAAGCAAATGGAATCATCTAAAAGAATAGTGGTTGAGACACATGAAATCCATAATTTCTATGCAGCTGAAACCTATCATCAAAAGTACCTTGAGAAAAACCCGCAGGGCTATTGTCATGTTGATTTAAATTTAATAGATGATAAAGAATTTAGCCACTTGACTCGTGAAGAGTATGAAATAACACAGCTTTCTATGACAGAAACTCCTTTCAGTGGAAAGTATGATGACTTTTTTGAAGATGGTATATATGTAGATGTAGTAAATGGCGAAGTTCTCTTTTCTTCAGATGACAAGTTCGACTCAGGCTGCGGCTGGCCGGCATTTTCAAAACCTATTTCAGAGGATGCGATTACCAAAAACCGTGACTTCTCCCATGGAACCACCCGTATAGAGGTTAGAAGTGCAAAGGCAAACTCACACCTGGGACATGTATTCAATGACGGACCTGGAGGAAGCAAACGCTACTGCATAAATTCAGCTGCACTGAAATTCATACCGAAAGATGAAGTGGAAGAATATTTGAAAAAATCAAACAATAGTTGTGATTAGAATCATGAATGTTGGGGAAAACTATCCATTAACATTTAGCTAATATCATCCGTCTAAAATATATAACTAAATTCAGCACACAACTATCTGCTATTTAACCTAAGCTAGGTGAAGATAATGCACAGCAATCACAAAATATGCAATGGCTACACAAACCTCTTCAATCATATTTATCACCAGTATTTGAAAATTTAATTTCATAATCACTTTTATCTAATGATGCAAGAATACCATGACCTCTTCAAGGTCGTGGATGAATTGCATTAAATGAGGGGGGTTAGATAGGATTGGACGATTACTCGTCCGCACCCTCTTTGGAACCGTACGTGTCCGTTAGTCAGATAAGATTGAGGCATTACTGCCTCGCACTCTCAGAAGAACCGTACGTGTGCCTTTTAGCACATACGGCTCAAATAGACCATTATCTTAATCAATTTGACAACTTAATCTGTCGATTTTTAAAGTATTCAGATTTATCACTATCAAAAGGCGAATAATTATGTTTAATCATTATATGCCTTTTGTCAATGTTAGTCCACCTCATTTTAACTAATTGACGACCAGAAACTGGGTCAGTCAAAATCCACCTATCTTGATGTTTATCTTCAGGCTTAGGATCAGGAAAATATTTTCTTCTAATCCATTTCCATCCTTTTTTGGGATGTAGATGTTTTAGGAATTTCTTGACTTTAATCCAAATATAATTATCCATCTTTTCAAATGCTACTGTGGAAACCATGGGTTTCCAATAATTTACAAGTCCGATAATCAATGGATTAAGAGCATCAATTAAATCCCCAACATTATGCCCTTTCATAAGTTCAAATCTTTCTGCGATTTTAGTTCTGGCATTCTTTAGAGAATCTTTAGATGGTTTAATGAAACATTTGTCTCCATCCTTAGTGTGCCTTTGCCTAGTTTCAAAACCGAGAAAATATGTTATCGGAGGACTGCAAATGGCTTACCAAGTTAATCTCCCGTCAGATACGAATAAGGGAAGGTTCAATCTATACACCGGCAAATATACAGGTTGCGAAAATATAAGTATGTCCAGACTACTTATTTCTTATTTGCAATATGATAGTAGCAAAAAAAAATTTTGCGTTGT
Protein-coding sequences here:
- a CDS encoding ketopantoate reductase family protein, translating into MNILVIGAGAVGIGLATSIASQNASVSVYARGKTAKAIRKNGIKRTGLFENIEIEDIPVYEDYDEIPENNFDYILITSKTTANENISDNLNSHKNILKQSGKIIIFQNGFGNDEPYLRYFSKSQVFCARLIMGFTRPERNISEINSFSEPILIGSLQDEDPHQLQEIADIITSSGIECEITDEVDKHLWAKMIYNCALNPLGAILDVTYGKLTENPYTIEIMDSIIDEIFEVIKSSPYETLWANADEYRDVFYSKLVPDTYNHYSSTHHDLQNKIRTEIDSLNGKVIQLGELNNVNVKTNKFIYNMIKAIESTFEN
- a CDS encoding right-handed parallel beta-helix repeat-containing protein translates to MKINKKLLICALLVLVMLCIIGTASANEPLDENLTATDTEGEIGEIVNEELSVSDSQDKLSAEGDTITVDAGGSGDYQTISAAVGAATGGETIFIKNGEYTETSKIDIGTKKLTFTGESPDGVIIKSGDNDLFYTTGSGSCTLVFNNLVFKEIVMTKAKTPIFIGGNDDVIITNCTFDNCESRYGALRIYTSGSVIVDQCKFLGTKSSNGAYSSAIDFGGSGDTEYVLKNSIIDNSGISSAHTGSYIFGVLYNEKSAGTVVLDNVTISNFQGTGKGRALITAKGNMEIKNSRFVNNVLSEGNDYNSLFFISAGSKTVNIESSMIANNSGPKYIAASNTATSSFTLNYNNIQNNTVNLGVNHPSSGSYNLDANYWGSNSLPDGVTASNWIVENNGAYELNTGEAIDVIIPGLNDGPEPKYPEGTIYVATDGSDDNNGSEDSPVLTIAKGVELANAGSGYLVIKEGVYKESGIELNNSKPISIIGDGNVVIDGQASSTSIFVMDGGVANFTNIVFTNNNPGYGGAINAGSYVDINILINNCTFTDINSTSRGGAFYVATAKGKLTVKDSKFYNIDSGSWGAITIATSSQADGLTVDISNSIFKGNKANNGAAVYLRAANVNIICSKFIENTAANAPGAIYLYNATATIDNCVISNNTAGGKGVAISTTPVSGSVTKTTITNCVIENNNGNGQTLPAIYADMNLIEISYSSLINDLSIETRTATGYDAVYGQGVVIANNNWWGTNDPSSKVEGKNITMDSWVIMNVVANATEVISGDQVKLTIDFNHVNTTSGEIQELTGGVIPIDSYTVKLTSQNGTFSQDEVVVKNGKTQDVIFTSADNTALIKATCGEANVDIKLAKGVEPYYGIIYVSTEGNDNNNGSEQYPVASIAKAIELASINGGSGEIIVNAGTYTGTNYEVTKDLKVTGVGDVVLNGEGQGRLFNVASSANVAKLTLINLTLTGGNAYYGSVIYSYAKELILENVNVIANPTSGNLITNNGKLTVSKSKFANNTCGDVIKSSGNYDITITDSTFDNNTVTGSSSDYGIVYISSGKGNLIVENSKFTNNVARQGVLIGSSDTVIDVKGSEFINNTNTVSYGGVIRASSTLTVTESNFINNKAFRDGGAIYVGFLGDATVTKSVFINNTVTSSGYHGDAIYNGNKLSVNYCVLLTNGTKYLIYNDGDDNVVNAQYNWWGTNDDPSSLNGVGTYENDWEDEVPCADVDSSNWVVMTVSNNLTADALKVGDKAEFTVDFTHDVNKQALTDSIPEVEVKASAVYGELDKDKATTENNVAKFIFTATDGGVNNVTITSTDAVNTTAVTVEEPIVLEVIYVSMTGDDNNIGSRDAPVATIKHAMEIAEKGKIVILNGNYVITETLVVNKDLDISGQGNVVIDGNSLRIFENTANLNLTNIAFTNAKSAFGSVLLNDGNSTIVNCNIYSNQATGSSGNIINNRKGTMVIDNCDFSENVAKRGVVASQSETDLLINNSEFIGNDMTSLTNTNGIVYSASADTVVENTVFRNNKAKSAGAIYATRASSATKGTLEVTNCTFDNNIAVEGTAGAIFAGRTPTTIKDSTFTNNQANSGEYVKGQGGAIYQTMDDLKSTMSIDNCVFINNTAGDAGSAIYVNTDQGTFDIANSIIISKEGDDKYAIDKKEKATTVITANNNYWGNNTKANIDISEDSKITLDVTVDPKDAVAGDEITITAVFSNEIPDGVEVSFTSDSGKLNEVVLSKGKEITFKYTVDEADKEILVSLGGVPQFTVLISDIPDVIYVSPEGDDANEGSIDAPVKTLAHAVEIAKKGQIVLLEGTYKTGDLGIISNNLNITGEGKVVIDADNSNRLLYVGEDAKVVLKNLIMINGYNAVESGALLGNSNYLTLINCTLANSTAGENNGGAIYNVGYLTIINSTIANNTAKLGGAIYSGTGLAKGATINIENSVIENNVANGNENNGGGAIFAQQIAGMTIDNTTFKDNKALTTSSGGAIFISHSEAEMKITNSEFIANHANGQDGTGGGAIYMVGTSNYERKGKLTISDTLFENNTADANGGAIYSRATTVNVEKSVFINNNDANNISVYGYATEQINPSITANKNWWGTNADPSAFVGGNNKYKPTVNNWAILTIKNDTEIKDGNIVKLTVAIDSYTDGESVYALDSPVNVEIPVTISTNKGDIEGVLSNGEFTHDLDATGIKYISAKVGGDEEVLFVNTVPTTIAMDDITAAKGDSVEYTITVTSDDGTVVNKGEVELYFGEDLIATIPVVDGTAKQSILISKDIGTYDIKAKFIDTTEQFGASEATKTLTVTGINNIVTPETIGNFFDENGVMKANVPFDELIFQGEFKDLGTLKLNKAINITGDGALFNNTALYIKADNVAVKNIKFVADKEFDNNAVIYVEGKNNIIENNTIDYDAPIGESYAVYVDGSDGTKLIENDIFYEGKLGEATRTMAIFAIDSNNMVVSDNNVKASVPSVDVGYGPAPDYAPMVLSAGIEFENCKNLTFEDNTVIVDYNKSAGYSDTLYGLRVAGCDDANIAGNDIELNGHQYAYGVEVSGKNITLEDNTIDVTSDDHYAAGVSVQGETTATFNGNDITAESEDVGYGIYADNWGIHDTSLEIVDNTIEVDSNTAYGLSLVTNETEIDGNEITVNGNYTIGIGVKNANATIKANTINANGTNVGKSADDYPMVNPIETLGIYADNSNVTIENNNITSTGNKTISLNGCNGSIVNNKLIANGKRGDATIALNNSDVKVDNNKSSEDPVTPPAKDVIKVVASNAKVDYGFQYKVRATINGKSVGAGKVVTLKIAGKTLKAKTDKNGYAKFTLKVKPKKYTAKVTYNKVSKTVKVTVKNVIKAKNTKIKKSARKVRIKVTLKTSKKKPIKGKKITLKIKGKKIKAKTNKKGVATFKIKKSILKKLKAGKKYKFQVIYGKDVVKKTLRVKR